One part of the Dunckerocampus dactyliophorus isolate RoL2022-P2 chromosome 11, RoL_Ddac_1.1, whole genome shotgun sequence genome encodes these proteins:
- the mrnip gene encoding MRN complex-interacting protein — translation MSQEFHVVKCFSCLCFQGQQVKKVKKWTCKLCGEKQSVLKEFGRGSGADCRRHVQKLNAMRGAMLEESDTRSPWKQEDEAGSEERQDDQVRTQVGHTQVSRWSKYLDPPKEDDDALTNIQHFDRKWGKGDEGDDSRTLEQIQHGRTSSSQPDNTPTNQTDPPSSKTTVTIRACDFQDGGFQLVSGRSVHDGRVAMTEAPALTWPRPLLHGTSMFESEEDFDVTFDL, via the exons ATGTCTCAAGAGTTTCACGTCGTCAAATGTTTCAGCTGCCTCTGCTTCCAAGGACAACAA GTGAAGAAGGTCAAAAAGTGGACGTGTAAACTCTGCGGAGAGAAACAGTCTGTTCTGAAG GAGTTTGGTCGAGGAAGCGGCGCCGACTGTAGACGTCATGTTCAAAAACTGAACGCCATGAGAGGAGCCATGTTGGAAGAAAGTGACACCCGGTCGCCATG GAAGCAAGAGGATGAGGCAGGAAGTGAAGAGCGCCAGGACGACCAAGTAAGAACACAGGTGGGACACACCCAGGTGAGCCGCTGGAGCAAGTACCTGGACCCACCCAAGGAAGACGACGATGCTTTGACAAATATTCAACATTTTGACAG GAAGTGGGGGAAAGGAGATGAGGGAGATGACAGCCGGACGCTGGAACAG ATTCAACACGGCCGAACATCATCCAGCCAACCTGACAACACTCCCACCAACCAGACAGACCCCCCCAGTTCGAAGACCACTGTCACCATCCGAGCCTGTGACTTCCAGGACGGGGGGTTCCAGTTGGTCAGTGGGAGGAGCGTACATGACGGCAGGGTTGCCATGACTGAGGCCCCAGCCCTCACATGGCCCCGCCCTCTACTTCATGGTACCTCCATGTTTGAGAGTGAAGAAGATTTTGATGTCACCTTTGACCTGTGA